The following coding sequences lie in one Silene latifolia isolate original U9 population chromosome 5, ASM4854445v1, whole genome shotgun sequence genomic window:
- the LOC141656155 gene encoding uncharacterized protein LOC141656155, translating into MTNMAESKTTMESARHWVAEHKLRTVGCLWLSGITGSIAYNWSRPTMKTSVRLIHARLHAQALTLAALVGAATVEYFDRKSAPAKDDPRAKFSLQNSSHKH; encoded by the exons ATGACAAACATGGCGGAATCAAAGACCACCATGGAATCAGCTAGACATTGGGTCGCCGAACACAAGCTTCGCACCGTCG GGTGTTTATGGTTGAGCGGAATTACTGGATCAATCGCCTACAATTGGTCTCGTCCCACCATGAAAACTAGCGTCAGACTCATTCATGCTAG GTTGCATGCTCAAGCCCTTACATTGGCTGCCCTTGTTGGTGCTGCAACCGTTGAATACTTTGACCGCAAAAGTGCCCCAGCTAAAGATGACCCACGTGCAAAGTTTTCTCTTCAAAATAGCTCGCACAAACATT